In a single window of the Lynx canadensis isolate LIC74 chromosome E2, mLynCan4.pri.v2, whole genome shotgun sequence genome:
- the LOC115502348 gene encoding WD repeat-containing protein 87-like codes for MASSRLIPPWQDFKYLINDIIHKNKQASDDSNKDVVVLSDRSQILFRESRHPHNMPLICHYFSDANFFASLSWVTSTKEIQAIVWMKSKTEDMVEKRVFSMTERLPPIQSMVHTGSFHILVAYCGDLILRLFGDHFRSFKPLSIVPCRFNINCLCYDPEMKMLLSGSLGAVVTWIIERSGKGLQIAHMVPMPGDELVQDIMLNGPNGSLLALCETMVRVLERQGHGQLAEVERFTSTTSGSSITCCFTCFDQGFLYAGNNTGEIQVWSLIRGHSIHSFKAHFSSVVCIRSRPEAHTLLTAGKEGLIKEWNLTSGNLLRWLELEEELCRLQFIDSITFFCQTTFSFSLRRLPCFYSLFNVCGSAPQQVRRVRCGDNCFRILCTTDDGLLRFVSPVTGDLLLLTWPFSLLDQAVDWAYDPEKEELFVATGSADVLVFDTTRCPCPAKYLLCTSPDSQDWVQCLAYGHFYLGRGLQGLIFSGHQSGVIRVLSQHSCARIEKFMHFGAVLALSTLPEGLFGSRENALLCSYGMDDYVHLSEAVFEGKKVRLKPLASILSSCHLKHLILLPNSVGAITETNCLRLWKFRAFLSSESQEGSAFIETLPLHQCTITSFDVCLSLSLFVTGGIDGSVRVWNFHGRLVAMLDSSLHFGPLCFANDRGDLLVTFNQSLYLVSCLKLLHPTLLSRLSVMSMPDEVLETPKPFMPSFFFSFETMFVPKYMYLEKGQQELVGLEELVNKRAVAFDHTVPHVIEDEQGSPIVLSAFGHDSETDSMEVRKSHHSHYVVPPQLQLTTWEGLNPYQILRCYFGKGRKWLLAPDCYIPNSVIRARLWPEGSPIFLQCTLHSPMREIEWDKSQQFFFWHSRAKFVSDGGVYLQEKEDEDFIEMRLSKDVTYSVLTDSANRSWLGKKMSEIAINSLVETILNIMIHASPLKYQCCIGALGQIFAFYEVSSALRSETAHRLLDDTTNPNPLIRELAWEGLKRLGMITHLFAMPLAQGLMDKDQRVRSKALSLMDDTGIHTKSSLLNLIQHQETFQEMQREMIGEESLDHLLGMQATDLQILHTQVEQRLNENLTLSEGDKKPAFSLEVARISELLSLSKKPEVPKESEVAIKPSKGQRRGRAGRKKHTRKLWRALKKIKGAGKAPGPLEGESDQSEAALYEVKDTAIRSGRSSTVSVLKISKDAEQQPPEEDTPKDHTALTLKMLRKLHDRRGKKKTVKKPLKRHKKKTKESGVTVEKSLSAVKVEPVVKTLKARGRGASGVPGHRATPGDGSPWRDALCRLMTLRISGSQTKMSEALNMELVTMAQEVLADRQPSWELFQEICPFLKKKSDVLLEDLNWDVAWPEEKPIFIHDGAIREDVVIRREDEIPEAHEQVQKEAGNMPNLQETQVISKKGKKKKVMFLEPGDLTKGKRISKKEEKKSFKKPFKQERKAVWQGIKVDKKQRKVAKGERDVSQEVEEMAKPEEGVVVQEGRPVTEERKLSWQEWKKSWDEWTQARGEMRISWNEWKEASDRKHLEEEEEAQTDKKKPLADEKKLDEDKRKLRWDEWAEIWEQVSARSKEPQFKDQEEELTLEGEKLFQEWGEGEEGAGEEEELRQTQKEYKQAYIERKRAQAERKRAQEERKLAQEEEKLAQEERKLAQEERKLAREYGKLAQRDRTMAQAERMFVHKEEKLAQREEKLTQEAEKLAQKRKKLAKKSEALAREEEKIAKKGGKLAEAKTILVQKMEKLEQKEQDLALQEKELSQELEEQALEEEELAWKEEELSQEEKELAEEEEGLGQEEKTLAWQEQKLIKEEKALALEEELLIQEERKLAKDKEKLPEEEERLAQKRKKLMENKLKLAQEKEKLVQKKEKLIKNKDIVAWRGKSLAQEKENLLYERAKFTQKKNNFLKFKENLTQNRNKLIEAKEKLDVYKKKLVQVEETLMEEKEKLSQKKEKLAKAEKKLAQLEESLAEKRHNLSLDKMKLAVEKRAIFQELKLLRGEWESTKEEKALDMEMKKLAQEKVRLAGGKQTLFSGETKEALKQGKLTKNELELIKKKLSLEEKILAYEDRILATEQRDIAKGKLEYTRGERVYAQEERKLAKVIRKLATEREGTSKEQSKASGKILTALQNLIKEETKLTQEEIELTKRKRSFFAKERRLGKEQSKLDAKEWDFSEEQLEITKDEKKLAKKQRKLAKEMKRMIKKEEEITKEESRLARQQREIIQEEEEGAVTEEEEVIPLLEQRSSKRKELKTVVTTKGELPSQGESRESFSKEVESLLDEIEGESLSEEEEEEEEEEEEEEEEEGEEEEEEEEEEEEGEEVEVEEEGEEEKEKKKKRKEKEEVSEEEEEVSEEEEESISEEESESLSEKDSLEKSSLEEEADKEKETLKKEKLPKFQEQRQKDRRGREIIPSIGKRIPDIKDSAIQLKVLKVPSKKLISIALDRKEKIPVPVSMKQVSWEEKARTLETSRTFPESRFLDKKELLKKHKPIPLQVWDRVLQSPEPDFKTSCLSHILRKTMEAHKLQGKPLGPKWQWILWHHPSLKRQTEVQLPVPQILAKKTGAEVRPSDVEWLHHVLERMEAGEQLSRDSFHRLCQLLKDLTSKGNLDWIHLAQLEAIVNRHKQVLESRSAKPTKEPMGPKYLKVIPPIKGKEKESWLKPLAVPPSKPPLDTQRIPTPKGINWHLVGEPYRSARAEQMSTVLREMEMRHFHPTTKAMFPGAEASVEKQTLALMFQKDFWAFKDKGRFPKLPKLEKKAQAVSKKKEELPQWETFVALYYVLRMLQQRYADDSATWMEQFYQLMDLYHLKSPRIQRLLQELLLRGEPQSQEISYKEALWATDLAPGERLFYHLFCGGSQNSKGPLEFQEVVSLPGQNNVCTTLPMGIAHYGILELAWKSLPEADIHLTKEMPHIIAPTP; via the exons ATGGCTTCTTCCAGACTCATTCCCCCGTGGCAGGATTTTAAATACCTCATAAATGACATCATACATAAAAACAAG CAAGCTTCAGATGACTCAAACAAGGATGTAGTTGTGCTGAGCGACCGGTCCCAGATACTGTTTAGAGAGTCTCGCCATCCTCACAATATGCCGCTTATATGCCATTACTTCAGCGATGCCAacttctttgcctccctctcttggGTGACAAGCACAAAAGAAATACAG GCTATAGTATGGATGAAGAGCAAAACTGAGGACATGGTCGAGAAGAGAGTATTCTCCATGACTGAACGGTTGCCGCCTATCCAGTCCATGGTCCACACAGGTTCCTTTCACATCCTCGTGGCCTACTGTGGCGACCTGATCCTGAGGCTCTTTGGGGATCACTTTCGGTCATTCAAACCCCTGAGTATAGTGCCCTGCCGCTTTAACATCAACTGCCTCTGCTATGACCCAGAAATGAAAATGCTTCTGTCAGGCAGCCTGGGGGCCGTTGTCACTTGGATCATTGAGCGGAGTGGCAAGGGCCTCCAAATAGCCCACATGGTTCCCATGCCTGGTGATGAGCTTGTCCAAGACATCATGCTGAATGGCCCCAACGGCTCCCTCCTGGCCCTGTGTGAAACTATGGTGAGGGTCCTCGAGCGCCAGGGCCACGGCCAGCTAGCTGAGGTTGAGAGGTTCACTTCTACCACCAGTGGCTCCTCTATCACCTGCTGCTTCACCTGTTTTGACCAGGGCTTTCTCTATGCTGGGAACAACACTGGGGAAATCCAAGTATGGAGCCTCATTCGGGGCCACTCTATCCATAGTTTCAAGGCCCATTTCTCATCAGTAGTCTGTATCCGCAGCCGGCCCGAAGCCCACACCCTGCTGACGGCTGGCAAGGAAGGCTTAATCAAGGAGTGGAACCTCACTTCCGGGAACCTGCTGCGGTGGCTCGAACTCGAGGAGGAGCTCTGTCGACTCCAGTTTATTGACAGCATTACTTTCTTCTGCCAGActaccttttctttctccttgcgCCGTCTGCCCTGCTTCTACAGCCTCTTCAATGTCTGTGGCTCTGCTCCCCAGCAGGTGCGTCGGGTCCGCTGCGGTGATAACTGCTTCCGGATCCTGTGCACTACTGACGATGGTTTATTGCGCTTTGTGTCCCCAGTCACAGGGGATCTTCTGCTCCTCACCTGGCCCTTCTCACTCCTGGACCAGGCTGTGGATTGGGCCTATGACCCAGAGAAAGAGGAGCTCTTTGTAGCGACAGGCAGCGCAGATGTGCTGGTGTTTGACACGACCCGTTGCCCATGCCCGGCCAAGTATCTCTTGTGCACCTCACCCGATTCTCAAGACTGGGTACAATGCCTGGCTTACGGGCATTTCTACCTGGGTCGGGGTCTACAAGGACTAATATTCTCTGGACACCAGAGTGGTGTGATAAGAGTGCTTTCCCAGCACAGCTGTGCCCGAATAGAGAAGTTCATGCATTTTGGAGCTGTGCTGGCACTCTCTACGCTGCCTGAAGGGCTTTTTGGTAGCCGAGAAAACGCTTTGCTCTGCTCCTATGGAATGGATGACTACGTCCACCTATCAGAAGCAGTGTTTGAAGGGAAGAAAGTACGTTTGAAGCCCCTCGCCAGCATCCTCAGCAGCTGTCACCTAAAACACCTGATACTCTTACCCAATTCTGTGGGTGCCATCACAGAGACTAACTGCCTGCGTCTCTGGAAGTTCCGTGCTTTCCTGTCCTCTGAGTCACAGGAAGGCTCGGCGTTCATAGAGACATTGCCTCTGCACCAGTGTACCATCACATCCTTTGACGTCTGCCTGTCCTTGAGTCTTTTTGTCACAGGTGGTATTGATGGCTCTGTCCGGGTCTGGAACTTCCACGGCAGACTTGTAGCTATGCTGGACTCATCACTGCACTTTGGCCCACTCTGCTTTGCAAATGACCGGGGTGACTTGCTTGTGACCTTTAACCAGAGTCTTTATCTGGTGTCCTGTCTCAAACTGCTTCACCCAACTCTGCTGTCTCGCCTTTCCGTTATGAGCATGCCAGATGAAGTGCTAGAGACCCCTAAGCCTTTCATGCCcagctttttcttctcctttgagaCCATGTTTGTGCCCAAGTATATGTACCTTGAAAAAGGGCAACAGGAATTAGTGGGACTGGAGGAACTGGTCAATAAGCGGGCCGTTGCCTTTGACCATACGGTGCCGCATGTCATAGAAGATGAGCAAGGGAGTCCCATAGTACTGTCTGCTTTCGGACATGATTCTGAAACCGATTCGATGGAGGTGAGAAAATCTCATCACTCCCATTACGTGGTTCCTCCCCAACTACAGCTGACTACCTGGGAGGGACTCAACCCCTACCAAATACTGCGATGCTACTTTGGTAAAGGGCGGAAATGGCTGTTGGCTCCTGACTGCTACATCCCCAACTCAGTGATTCGTGCCCGTCTTTGGCCAGAGGGCAGTCCAATATTCCTCCAGTGCACCCTGCACTCACCTATGCGGGAAATAGAATGGGACAAGTCCCAACAATTCTTCTTCTGGCACAGTAGGGCAAAATTTGTAAGTGATGGAGGAGTATATTTACAGGAAAAGGAGGATGAAGACTTCATAGAAATGAGATTATCCAAGGATGTAACCTACAGTGTCCTTACAGACTCGGCAAACCGCAGTTGGCTGGGCAAAAAGATGAGTGAAATAGCTATTAATAGCCTGGTGGAGACAATCCTCAACATTATGATCCATGCTTCTCCACTCAAGTACCAATGCTGTATTGGTGCACTAGGGCAAATCTTTGCCTTCTACGAGGTGTCTTCAGCCCTGCGCTCTGAAACAGCCCATCGTCTACTGGATGATACCACCAATCCCAATCCACTGATCCGAGAGCTAGCCTGGGAAGGGCTGAAGCGTCTAGGAATGATTACTCATCTCTTTGCCATGCCTCTGGCTCAAGGATTGATGGACAAGGACCAAAGAGTGAGGAGTAAGGCCCTGAGCCTCATGGATGACACTGGAATCCACACTAAGTCCTCACTCCTAAACTTGATCCAGCACCAAGAGACCTTCCAGGAGATGCA GCGGGAAATGATTGGGGAGGAATCCCTGGACCATCTGCTGGGGATGCAGGCAACAGATCTACAAATCCTTCACACTCAAGTGGAGCAGCGACTGAATGAAAACCTGACCTTGTCAGAGGGAGACAAAAAGCCTGCATTTTCTTTAGAGGTTGCAAGAATTTCTGAACTTTTGTCCCTTTCCAAGAAACCTGAAGTTCCTAAAGAATCTGAAGTTGCCATCAAGCCCAGCAAAGGCCAAAGACGGGGCCGAGCAGGGAGAAAAAAGCACA CCCGAAAATTATGGCGGgccctcaagaaaataaaaggggctGGCAAAGCACCAGGTCCCTTAGAGGGTGAAAGTGACCAGAGTGAAGCTGCACTATATGAGGTGAAGGATACAGCCATCCGTTCTGGAAGGTCTTCAACCGTAAGTGTGTTAAAGATTTCAAAAGATGCTGAACAACAACCTCCAGAGGAAGACACTCCAAAGGACCATACTGCACTGACCCTGAAAATGCTGAGGAAATTACATGacagaagaggcaagaaaaaaacaGTTAAGAAGCCCCTAAAGAGGCAcaagaagaagacaaaagaatcTGGAGTTACAGTTGAGAAATCTCTGTCTGCTGTAAAGGTTGAACCTGTTGTGAAGACGCTGAAGGCCAGAGGGCGAGGTGCCTCTGGAGTGCCTGGCCACAGGGCCACCCCTGGAGATGGCTCACCATGGCGGGATGCTCTGTGTCGTCTTATGACCCTGAGAATATCTGGTTCCCAAACCAAAATGTCAGAAGCTCTAAACATGGAGCTAGTGACCATGGCTCAAGAGGTACTGGCAGATCGGCAGCCCAGTTGGGAACTTTTTCAGGAGATCTGCccctttttgaagaaaaaaagtgacGTTCTGCTTGAGGACCTCAACTGGGATGTAGCCTGGCCAGAGGAGAAACCAATTTTTATTCATGATGGGGCAATTAGAGAAGATGTAGTGATCAGGAGGGAGGATGAGATACCAGAGGCACATGAGCAAGTGCAAAAGGAAGCAGGCAACATGCCAAACTTGCAGGAAACCCAGGTGATTtccaaaaaaggcaagaaaaagaaagttatgtTTTTAGAACCAGGTGACCTAACCAAGGGAAAACGAAtatcaaagaaagaagagaagaaatcctTTAAGAAGCCCTTTAAACAAGAGAGGAAAGCAGTCTGGCAGGGAATAAAAGTGGATAAAAAACAGAGGAAAGTGGCCAAAGGAGAGAGGGATGTGAGTCAGGAAGTGGAGGAAATGGCCAAACCAGAGGAGGGAGTGGTTGTACAAGAAGGAAGACCAGTTACAGAAGAGAGGAAGCTGTCTTGGCAGGAGTGGAAGAAGTCCTGGGATGAGTGGACACAGGCTCGTGGTGAGATGAGGATATCCTGGAATGAATGGAAGGAAGCTTCGGACAGGAAGCATcttgaggaagaggaggaagcacaAACGGATAAAAAGAAGCCACTTGCAGATGAGAAAAAGCTGGATGAGGACAAGAGGAAGCTGAGATGGGATGAGTGGGCAGAGATCTGGGAACAGGTATCAGCCAGGTCCAAGGAGCCACAGTTCAAGGATCAGGAGGAGGAATTGACCCTGGAGGGAGAAAAATTGTTTCAGgaatggggagaaggagaagaaggagcaggagaagaagaagagctGAGACAAAcccaaaaagaatataaacaggCCTATATCGAGAGGAAACGGGCCCAGGCTGAAAGAAAACGAGcccaagaagaaaggaagctgGCACAAGAAGAAGAGAAGTTAGCACAAGAAGAGAGAAAGCTGGCCCAGGAAGAGAGGAAACTTGCCAGAGAATATGGGAAACTGGCTCAAAGAGACAGGACAATGGCCCAGGCAGAGAGGATGTTTGTCCACAAAGAGGAAAAACTGGCCCAAAGAGAGGAGAAGCTAACCCAGGAAGCAGAGAAACTggcccagaaaaggaagaaactggcCAAGAAATCTGAGGCACTGGCtcgagaagaagagaaaatagcaaagaaaggagggaagctGGCTGAGGCAAAAACAATATTAgtccagaaaatggaaaaactggaGCAGAAGGAGCAAGATCTGGCATTGCAAGAAAAGGAACTATCCCAGGAATTGGAGGAGCAGGCATTGGAAGAGGAGGAGCTGGCTTGGAAAGAAGAAGAACTgagccaggaagagaaggagttagctgaggaggaggaaggactgGGCCAGGAAGAGAAGACACTGGCCTGGCAAGAGCAGAAACTGATTAAGGAAGAGAAAGCACTGGCCCTGGAAGAAGAGCTGCTGATCCAGGAAGAGAGGAAACTGGCCAAAGACAAGGAGAAACTGCCTGAAGAAGAGGAAAGGCTtgcccagaaaaggaaaaaactgatgGAGAACAAGTTAAAACTggcccaggaaaaagaaaaattggtccAGAAGAAGGAGAAACTCATAAAGAACAAGGATATCGTAGCCTGGAGGGGGAAGTCTCTGGCTCAGGAGAAGGAGAATCTGCTTTATGAGAGAGCGAAATttactcagaagaaaaataacttcctGAAGTTCAAAGAAAACCTCAcccagaacagaaataaattaattgaagCAAAGGAGAAACTGGATGTGTACAAGAAGAAACTGGTTCAGGTAGAGGAGACGctgatggaagaaaaggaaaaactttccCAGAAGAAGGAGAAGCTGGCTAAGGCAGAGAAAAAGCTGGCCCAATTAGAGGAAAGTCTGGCTGAGAAGCGGCACAACCTATCCCTGGACAAGATGAAGTTAGCTGTGGAGAAGAGGGCGATATTTCAAGAACTGAAACTCCTCAGAGGAGAGTGGGAGAGCACCAAGGAAGAAAAGGCACTGGACatggaaatgaagaaactggCCCAAGAGAAGGTGAGGCTGGCTGGGGGAAAGCAAACTCTCTTCTCAGGAGAGACCAAAGAAGCCTTAAAACAGGGGAAACTGACTAAGAATGAGCTAGAACTAATCAAGAAGAAATTGTCACTAGAGGAGAAGATACTGGCATATGAAGATAGGATATTGGCCACAGAGCAAAGGGACATTGCCAAAGGAAAACTGGAATATACCagaggagagagagtgtatgcCCAGGAAGAGAGGAAGCTGGCCAAAGTAATAAGGAAGTTGGCTACGGAAAGGGAGGGCACTTCCAAGGAACAATCAAAAGCGAGTGGCAAAATCTTAACGGCACTTCAAAACCTTATCAAAGAAGAAACGAAACTGACCCAGGAAGAAATAGAGCtgacaaagagaaagaggtcATTCTTTGCAAAGGAAAGGAGATTGGGCAAGGAACAAAGTAAACTTGATGCTAAAGAGTGGGATTTTTCAGAGGAACAACTGGAAATAACCAAAGATGAGAAGAAACTGGCtaagaagcagagaaaactggccaaggaaatgaaaagaatgataaagaaagaggaagaaataaccaAGGAAGAAAGCAGATTGGCCAGACAACAGAGAGAAATCatacaggaagaagaggagggagcagtAACAGAGGAAGAAGAGGTAATACCATTGCTTGAACAAAGGTCGAGCAAGAGAAAAGAGCTAAAGACAGTGGTTACAACAAAGGGAGAGCTTCCCAGTCAAGGGGAAAGTAGGGAGAGCTTTTCCAAGGAAGTGGAAAGCCTATTAGatgaaatagagggagagagcttgtctgaggaggaagaagaggaggaggaagaggaggaggaggaagaggaggaggaggga gaggaggaagaggaggaggaagaggaggaggaggaggga gaggaggtggaggtggaagaggagggagaggaggagaaagagaagaagaaaaagaggaaggagaaagag gaagtatcagaggaggaggaggaagtatcagaggaggaggaggaaagcatCAGTGAGGAAGAGTCAGAAAGTCTGAGTGAGAAAGACTCACTAGAGAAAAGCTCACTGGAAGAAGAGGCAGACAAGGAAAAAgagaccttaaaaaaagaaaaattacctaagtttcaagaacaaagacaaaaagaccgaagaggaagagaaataatccCCTCTATTGGAAAAAGAATCCCTGATATCAAAGACAGTGCTATACAACTAAAAGTTCTGAAAGTCCCTTCCAAGAAACTGATCTCAATAGCTCTGGACAGGAAAGAGAAGATACCAGTGCCAGTGTCAATGAAACAAGTATCCTGGGAAGAAAAGGCCAGAACACTTGAGACATCCAGGACATTTCCAGAGTCAAGGTTTTTGGATAAAAAAGAACTGTTGAAGAAACATAAGCCCATACCTCTCCAAGTTTGGGATAGAGTTTTGCAGTCCCCAGAGCCAGACTTCAAGACCTCATGTTTATCTCACATATTGAGGAAGACCATGGAAGCTCACAAACTCCAAGGCAAACCACTAGGGCCCAAGTGGCAGTGGATTTTGTGGCATCATCCATCTCTGAAGAGACAGACTGAGGTGCAATTACCTGTGCCCCAAATCTTGGCTAAGAAAACAGGCGCTGAGGTAAGACCCTCAGATGTAGAGTGGCTCCACCATGTCCTAGAACGGATGGAGGCAGGAGAACAGCTTTCTAGGGATAGTTTCCACAGATTGTGCCAGCTTCTCAAAGACCTCACCTCAAAGGGAAACCTAGACTGGATACATCTGGCCCAACTCGAAGCCATTGTGAACCGTCACAAGCAGGTCCTGGAATCACGAAGTGCAAAACCCACTAAGGAGCCCATGGGTCCAAAGTACCTGAAAGTGATCCCTCctataaaaggaaaggaaaaggaaagctggTTAAAACCTCTGGCTGTC